The following coding sequences are from one Candidatus Bathyarchaeota archaeon window:
- a CDS encoding PadR family transcriptional regulator: MVTIIDKSNAKIIDKMNERIIKNFLDVIILSELRNGALSGYDIISYIHNKFQLLISSGTIYSLLYSLERNSLIEGVWNERKRTYQLTTKGNNMITTILNTNQDLRKFVTSFLKVQ, translated from the coding sequence GTGGTTACAATCATCGATAAATCAAACGCAAAAATAATAGATAAAATGAATGAACGAATCATAAAGAACTTCTTAGACGTAATCATCCTAAGTGAGCTTCGAAACGGGGCTCTTAGCGGTTACGACATAATAAGTTATATCCACAACAAATTCCAGCTTCTGATAAGTTCAGGAACAATCTATTCCCTTCTATACAGTCTAGAACGAAACAGCCTCATCGAAGGCGTCTGGAACGAAAGAAAACGAACCTACCAACTCACAACAAAAGGCAACAACATGATAACAACCATCCTAAACACCAACCAAGACCTACGAAAATTCGTAACCTCTTTCCTCAAAGTACAATAA